Part of the Amycolatopsis sp. 195334CR genome is shown below.
ACGCCTTCTGGCGACGCTGACGCGGGTCGAACGCGTCCCGCAGGCCGTCACCGATGAAGTTGATGGTGAGCGAGATCAGCACCAGCACCACGAACGGCCCGAAGAACAACCACGGCCTGCCCTGCAGCTGCGCGTAGTTCTCCAGGATGACGCGGCCGAGCGAGGTGTCCGGCAACTGCACCCCGAGGCCGATGAACGACAGCGCCGCCTCGGCCAGCACGGCCTGCGCGACCGCCAGGGTCGCGTTCACCGTGATGCTGCCGACCATGTTCGGCACCAGGTGCTTGAAGATGATCCGCCCGGTACCGGCACCGGCCGCCCGCGAGGCCTCGACGAACTCCCGCTGCGACAGCGACATCGCCTCGGCCCGGACGATCCTGGCGATCGGCATCCAGCCGAACGCCGCCAGCACCATCGCCACCACGTACCAGGACCCGCCGCCGGCCACCTTCACCAGGATGGCCGCCGCCGCGATCTGCGGCACGATCA
Proteins encoded:
- a CDS encoding ABC transporter permease is translated as MNSLLTGAQTDAPTMADGALPPSGAPEPTSQGKLVLRKFLRHKAAMVSSAVLLLLVLITVIMPIFWPYGYEETVGGFLPPSGEHPLGTTQVGKDMVSQVLRGTQYSLLIALTVSVVSTTLGVLIGASAGYLRGFTDSAASRLTDLFLIVPQIAAAAILVKVAGGGSWYVVAMVLAAFGWMPIARIVRAEAMSLSQREFVEASRAAGAGTGRIIFKHLVPNMVGSITVNATLAVAQAVLAEAALSFIGLGVQLPDTSLGRVILENYAQLQGRPWLFFGPFVVLVLISLTINFIGDGLRDAFDPRQRRQKA